Proteins from a single region of Butyrivibrio fibrisolvens:
- a CDS encoding MATE family efflux transporter, with protein sequence MKKTSDNAITEGVIWKEMLRYFFPLLFGTFFQQLYNTVDAVIVGRFVGSTALAAVGGSSSMIVNLFVGFFTGLASGATVIIAQYYGAKRHEDVNKAVHNAVAVAIAGGTIFMILGLWLAPWGIHILKTPSETVEMSILYLRIYFIGMIPNLMYNMGAGILRAVGDSRRPLLVLILATFCNIVFDVILVLGLGLGVAGVAVATILCQTISGLYILYILTHLEASYKLNLTKIAFDNGILLKTLHIGLPAGFQSTMYTLSNLVIQAAINSFGKDAVSGWAAYGKIDVLLWMITGSLGISVTTFVGQNYGAGKYDRVRQSVRQGFVITAFFTIALSAFMYFFRIPLLSLFTTEEGVLHFGDVMMCAMVPYYILYISIEMCSGALRGMGEAIIPTFMTLVGVCFLRVVWIAFALPLRNDITTVVYSYPITWTVTSIMFLIYYFFSSNKKLNRPAKIS encoded by the coding sequence ATGAAAAAGACATCAGATAATGCAATAACAGAAGGCGTGATATGGAAAGAAATGCTCAGATATTTCTTTCCCCTTTTATTTGGAACTTTTTTTCAGCAATTATATAACACAGTAGATGCAGTCATTGTGGGAAGATTTGTGGGATCTACAGCTCTTGCTGCTGTAGGCGGATCTTCTTCAATGATCGTTAATCTTTTTGTGGGCTTTTTTACAGGACTTGCATCAGGTGCAACCGTTATAATAGCCCAGTATTATGGAGCCAAGAGGCATGAGGATGTGAACAAGGCTGTTCATAATGCAGTAGCAGTTGCTATTGCCGGCGGCACTATATTTATGATATTGGGACTTTGGCTTGCTCCATGGGGAATTCATATCTTAAAGACCCCGTCTGAAACTGTTGAAATGTCTATTCTATATCTTAGGATCTACTTTATAGGAATGATCCCAAATCTCATGTACAACATGGGAGCCGGCATTTTAAGGGCTGTGGGAGATTCAAGAAGACCTCTTCTTGTTCTGATACTTGCAACCTTCTGTAATATCGTATTCGATGTTATCCTGGTGCTGGGGCTTGGCCTTGGAGTTGCAGGAGTAGCTGTTGCAACTATCCTGTGCCAGACCATAAGCGGACTTTATATTCTGTATATACTTACTCATCTTGAAGCTTCTTATAAGCTTAATCTAACAAAGATTGCCTTTGATAACGGAATTCTTTTAAAAACTCTCCATATAGGTCTTCCGGCTGGATTTCAGTCAACTATGTATACCTTATCTAATCTCGTTATCCAGGCTGCTATAAACTCATTTGGAAAAGATGCAGTATCCGGCTGGGCAGCTTATGGCAAGATAGATGTCCTTTTGTGGATGATAACAGGATCTTTGGGAATATCCGTTACAACCTTTGTAGGACAGAACTACGGCGCAGGTAAATATGACAGAGTAAGGCAATCAGTAAGGCAGGGCTTTGTTATAACAGCCTTTTTTACCATTGCCTTGTCTGCATTTATGTATTTCTTCAGGATACCTTTGTTATCTCTTTTCACAACAGAAGAAGGAGTTCTTCATTTTGGTGATGTCATGATGTGTGCAATGGTTCCTTATTACATTCTTTATATAAGTATTGAGATGTGCTCCGGAGCACTAAGAGGTATGGGTGAAGCCATAATTCCTACGTTCATGACACTTGTTGGCGTATGCTTTTTAAGGGTAGTATGGATCGCATTTGCACTTCCGCTTAGGAATGACATCACTACAGTTGTTTATTCATATCCGATCACGTGGACTGTAACATCGATAATGTTCCTGATATATTATTTCTTTTCATCTAATAAAAAACTTAACAGACCAGCTAAGATCAGCTGA
- a CDS encoding flagellin, producing MSMNVAGVSSYHSNTGKWMKQLISGKKINSAADDAAGSAIASRLTSQINTANASASNYKSQIMRNNVADGAMSGMNSYLADKTTKSVQAGNDTLSSGDKATIYDHMNIMNQGVSSLAGTTYNEQNVLSADTVAAASGSGFDLSSIESATDSLYSAMAANGAATNAASHAANIASITEINSAAALSRIQDADMAKASVGLSASKTMDDVNNAMLKKQMEDQEDDNKKILGVS from the coding sequence ATGAGTATGAATGTAGCAGGTGTTTCAAGCTACCATTCCAACACAGGGAAGTGGATGAAACAGCTTATTAGCGGCAAGAAGATCAATTCCGCCGCCGATGATGCTGCAGGCAGTGCTATAGCATCCAGGCTTACAAGCCAGATAAATACAGCAAATGCCAGCGCATCTAATTATAAATCACAGATAATGAGGAATAATGTAGCTGATGGTGCTATGAGCGGTATGAATTCATACCTTGCTGATAAGACAACCAAAAGCGTACAAGCCGGTAACGACACCCTCTCAAGCGGTGATAAAGCAACGATCTATGATCACATGAATATCATGAATCAGGGAGTATCATCACTTGCGGGTACTACTTATAATGAACAGAATGTTCTTTCTGCTGATACTGTAGCAGCTGCTTCAGGTTCAGGATTTGACTTAAGTTCTATCGAAAGTGCAACCGATTCTCTGTACTCAGCTATGGCAGCTAACGGAGCTGCAACCAATGCAGCTTCTCATGCAGCTAATATAGCTTCTATTACAGAGATCAACAGTGCAGCAGCTCTTAGCCGCATCCAGGATGCTGACATGGCTAAGGCTTCAGTAGGACTTAGCGCATCCAAGACTATGGATGATGTAAATAACGCAATGCTTAAAAAGCAGATGGAAGATCAGGAAGACGACAACAAGAAAATTCTTGGTGTCAGCTAA
- a CDS encoding GGDEF domain-containing protein: MSEFDENLRLSSRLVQELYHKYAFNMYDDMPYGYAIMKVIEADDDNGEAFFIYANSEFLSMTDNEDIDIKGKSYREVMGGLSISVYRNLCKAAYHKEKSIFFENINSGGSWFDVMTFPSIQNGYCAMALFDSFAFDSNFIENEDLAEADRVIVKIAKMIHSSEDDFDINVHRALRFLGDCLKCEKTYILEFFHGQPLIRYEWQKDENFDEEEYAPEVIMERIQYIEPWIRENHIFIVEDIDNVADKNEPVYKVMRTKGIRSMIMVPYYVDNSIVGYLIIDNYKEKNICTIKYLVEITAITFFSEIHSRRLVEKLTFMGIHDQLTNVNNRNAFNLRVCELEGIEDCVGIAYADVNGLKMINDELGHDAGDARIIKIASMLSRVFLRRDVFRIGGDEFVVIVPGIGKDEFDEKIAHLKKIARQLENEEKIVANSGINMFFSLGYVWADNCFEINDLLKKADELMYKEKQKYYKVVGHRR, translated from the coding sequence GTGTCTGAATTTGATGAAAATCTGAGACTATCATCAAGACTGGTACAGGAGCTATATCATAAGTATGCTTTTAATATGTATGATGATATGCCCTATGGCTACGCCATCATGAAAGTCATCGAAGCAGATGACGACAATGGCGAGGCTTTCTTTATCTATGCCAATTCTGAATTCTTATCCATGACAGATAATGAGGATATTGATATAAAGGGAAAATCCTACAGGGAAGTTATGGGCGGCCTTAGCATAAGTGTTTATAGAAACCTTTGTAAAGCTGCTTATCATAAGGAGAAGTCTATATTCTTTGAAAATATCAATAGTGGTGGCTCATGGTTTGACGTAATGACCTTTCCATCTATCCAGAATGGATACTGTGCTATGGCCCTGTTTGATTCTTTCGCTTTTGACAGCAATTTCATAGAAAATGAAGATCTTGCAGAGGCAGACCGTGTGATCGTTAAGATCGCAAAGATGATCCATTCTTCGGAGGATGATTTTGATATCAATGTACACAGAGCCTTAAGGTTCCTGGGTGATTGTCTTAAATGTGAAAAGACCTATATCCTTGAATTTTTCCATGGGCAGCCTCTTATAAGATATGAGTGGCAAAAGGATGAGAACTTTGACGAAGAAGAGTATGCTCCAGAAGTGATCATGGAGAGGATTCAGTATATAGAACCCTGGATCAGGGAAAATCATATCTTTATCGTGGAAGATATCGATAATGTGGCAGATAAAAATGAACCTGTTTACAAGGTCATGCGCACAAAGGGTATCAGATCCATGATCATGGTGCCTTACTATGTAGATAACAGCATAGTAGGATACCTTATCATTGATAATTATAAAGAAAAAAATATCTGTACCATCAAGTATCTTGTGGAAATTACAGCAATCACGTTTTTCTCAGAGATTCATTCAAGACGCCTTGTTGAAAAACTGACCTTCATGGGAATCCATGACCAGCTTACTAATGTTAATAACAGAAATGCCTTCAATCTGCGAGTATGCGAGCTTGAAGGAATAGAAGATTGTGTAGGAATAGCATATGCTGATGTTAATGGACTTAAGATGATCAATGATGAGCTGGGCCACGATGCCGGCGATGCAAGGATCATCAAGATCGCATCCATGCTGTCCAGAGTTTTCCTTAGAAGAGATGTATTTCGAATCGGCGGAGACGAATTTGTTGTTATCGTTCCGGGTATTGGTAAAGATGAGTTTGATGAAAAGATAGCCCACCTAAAAAAGATTGCAAGACAGCTTGAAAACGAAGAGAAGATAGTAGCAAATTCAGGTATCAACATGTTCTTTTCACTGGGATATGTATGGGCGGATAATTGCTTTGAAATAAATGATCTGCTGAAAAAAGCGGATGAACTTATGTATAAGGAGAAGCAAAAGTATTATAAGGTAGTTGGTCATAGAAGATAG
- a CDS encoding von Willebrand factor type A domain-containing protein translates to MKRSLVKTLSLVTCATVLAGCGGSRATGKGETASQSDFYQGSNSQINTAAPVPSATTNDDPCADYECATFETAGESCDEAYDTTYSEPDISMNTEEYTAEDENAFTQVAVSPLSTFGADVDTASYTNFRRMVNSGYTLDSIPHGSIRVEEMLNYFDYDSLNTVAVNLTPEQAEAFSVTYETGICPWNTDNGLLVMNIKANESKVENNGTNFVFLIDTSGSMSYPEEEKIGLVKSSFEAFLETLSDGDTVSVVTYSGTSETLIEGSADKGKIKEALAAAYDSCIGYGGCTNGSGGITAAYEIANKYFIEGGNNRVIIASDGDMNLGLTTATELTDLITQEKESGVYLTVLGFGTGNYSDTNMEAIADAGNGNYFYIDCLEEANRVLCDKLAETTITVAKDVKFQVEFNPNQISEYRLIGYENRTMAAQDFEDDTKDGGEVGAGQDVTVVYELVFANGEGASSNLRYQDGAKTTEAADSDELLALSIRYKKPEGKNSSDEKSVELSFAISPSAGDNSASFNFAAAVVESALIISNSSNAENASLENATARAGSSAGSDPYKTEFVTLLQKLQ, encoded by the coding sequence ATGAAAAGATCATTAGTAAAAACCCTATCACTTGTAACTTGTGCAACAGTTCTTGCAGGCTGCGGAGGAAGCAGAGCAACCGGCAAAGGAGAAACAGCATCACAATCTGATTTTTATCAAGGCTCAAATTCACAGATCAATACTGCTGCCCCTGTACCAAGTGCAACAACCAATGATGATCCGTGTGCAGATTATGAATGCGCTACATTTGAAACTGCAGGAGAATCTTGTGACGAAGCATACGATACTACTTATTCAGAACCTGACATCTCTATGAACACAGAAGAATATACTGCAGAAGATGAAAATGCTTTTACACAGGTTGCTGTAAGCCCTCTTTCAACTTTTGGAGCAGATGTAGATACAGCATCCTATACAAACTTCAGAAGAATGGTCAACAGCGGTTATACACTCGATTCCATCCCTCACGGATCCATCAGGGTTGAGGAAATGCTCAACTACTTTGATTATGACAGCTTAAACACTGTCGCTGTTAATCTTACACCTGAACAGGCGGAAGCCTTCAGCGTAACCTATGAAACCGGAATCTGCCCATGGAATACAGATAACGGACTTCTTGTCATGAACATCAAAGCCAATGAGTCTAAGGTAGAAAATAACGGAACAAACTTCGTATTCCTTATCGATACATCCGGTTCCATGTCTTATCCTGAAGAGGAAAAAATAGGTCTTGTAAAATCATCTTTTGAAGCCTTTCTCGAAACTCTTTCAGATGGTGATACTGTGTCAGTTGTAACTTATTCAGGTACATCTGAAACGCTTATCGAAGGCTCAGCTGATAAGGGCAAGATAAAAGAAGCTCTTGCCGCAGCATATGACAGCTGCATCGGATATGGCGGATGCACTAATGGTTCTGGCGGAATCACAGCAGCTTATGAAATAGCCAACAAATACTTCATCGAAGGCGGCAACAACCGTGTTATCATCGCATCTGATGGAGATATGAACCTTGGACTTACAACAGCCACAGAACTTACAGATCTTATCACTCAGGAGAAAGAATCCGGCGTATACCTTACAGTTCTTGGATTTGGTACAGGTAACTATTCAGATACAAACATGGAAGCAATCGCAGATGCAGGTAACGGCAACTACTTCTATATCGACTGCCTTGAAGAAGCAAACAGAGTTCTTTGCGATAAGCTTGCAGAAACAACAATAACTGTAGCTAAAGACGTTAAATTCCAGGTAGAGTTCAATCCTAACCAGATCAGCGAATACAGACTTATCGGATATGAAAACAGAACAATGGCAGCTCAGGATTTTGAAGATGATACCAAGGACGGCGGCGAAGTTGGTGCAGGCCAGGATGTAACAGTTGTATACGAACTCGTGTTTGCAAACGGCGAAGGTGCATCTTCAAACCTTAGATATCAGGATGGTGCCAAGACAACAGAAGCCGCAGATTCAGATGAACTCCTTGCTCTTTCCATTCGCTATAAAAAGCCTGAAGGCAAGAATTCAAGCGACGAAAAATCTGTTGAACTCAGTTTTGCTATAAGCCCATCAGCAGGTGATAACTCAGCATCCTTCAACTTTGCAGCAGCTGTAGTTGAAAGCGCACTCATTATATCAAATAGCTCAAATGCAGAAAATGCAAGTCTTGAAAATGCAACAGCCAGAGCAGGCTCATCAGCAGGAAGCGATCCTTATAAGACAGAATTTGTAACACTGCTTCAGAAACTTCAATAA
- a CDS encoding sugar kinase, translating into MKVNMNLRPAEECKFDAVSLGEIMLRLDPGEGRIRTARSFRAWEGGGEYNVIRGLHKCFGMNTAVITAFADNEVGKLMKDFIEQGGVDTSLINWKKTDGIGRLCRNGINFTERGFGIRGAVGCSDRANTAISQATPEDFDFDYIFGTLGVRWLHTGGIYAALSEQSCKTVIEAIKTAKKYGTIVSYDLNYRPSMWSAIGGLEKAQEVNKEIAKYVDVMIGNEEDFTACLGFKIEGNDENLKSLNIEGYKKMINEAAKTYPNFKVVATTLRTVKTATVNDWKAMCWADGEIFMSKEYPGLEIMDRVGGGDSFASGLVYGLMTTEDPEAAVNYGAAHGALAMTTPGDTSMASKDEVEGIMGGAGARVKR; encoded by the coding sequence ATGAAAGTAAATATGAATTTAAGACCTGCCGAAGAGTGCAAGTTTGATGCAGTATCACTTGGTGAGATCATGCTTCGTCTTGATCCGGGCGAAGGAAGAATCCGTACAGCACGTTCTTTCCGTGCATGGGAAGGCGGTGGAGAATACAACGTAATCAGAGGTCTCCACAAGTGCTTTGGTATGAACACTGCTGTTATCACAGCTTTTGCTGATAACGAAGTTGGTAAGCTCATGAAGGATTTCATCGAGCAGGGCGGTGTTGATACATCTCTTATCAACTGGAAGAAGACAGACGGAATCGGACGTCTTTGCAGAAACGGAATCAACTTCACAGAAAGAGGATTTGGTATCCGCGGAGCAGTAGGATGCTCAGACCGTGCTAATACAGCAATCTCACAGGCAACACCTGAAGATTTCGATTTCGATTATATCTTTGGAACACTTGGTGTAAGATGGCTCCACACAGGCGGTATCTATGCTGCACTTTCAGAGCAGTCATGTAAGACAGTAATCGAAGCAATCAAGACAGCTAAGAAGTATGGCACTATCGTATCTTACGACCTTAACTATCGTCCTTCCATGTGGAGCGCTATCGGCGGTCTTGAGAAGGCACAGGAAGTTAATAAGGAGATCGCTAAGTATGTTGACGTTATGATCGGTAACGAAGAAGACTTCACAGCATGCCTTGGCTTCAAGATCGAAGGCAATGATGAGAATCTTAAGAGCCTTAACATTGAAGGCTACAAGAAGATGATCAACGAAGCTGCCAAGACATATCCTAACTTCAAGGTTGTTGCTACAACACTTCGTACAGTTAAGACAGCTACAGTTAATGACTGGAAGGCTATGTGCTGGGCAGATGGAGAGATCTTCATGTCCAAAGAGTATCCGGGTCTTGAGATCATGGATCGTGTAGGCGGTGGTGACTCATTTGCATCAGGTCTTGTTTATGGCCTTATGACAACAGAAGATCCTGAAGCTGCTGTTAATTACGGTGCAGCACACGGCGCACTTGCAATGACAACACCTGGTGATACATCTATGGCTTCTAAAGATGAAGTAGAAGGTATCATGGGCGGAGCAGGAGCTCGTGTTAAGAGATAA
- a CDS encoding bifunctional 4-hydroxy-2-oxoglutarate aldolase/2-dehydro-3-deoxy-phosphogluconate aldolase, with product MNAVLEQFQKIGIIPVVVLDDAKDAEALGKALMEGGLPAAEVTFRTDAAEESIRIMSEKFPEMLVGAGTVLTTEQVDRAVAAGAKFIVSPGLNPKVVKYCIEKNIPVTPGTQTPTEMEQALELGLDVVKFFPAEPAGGLKMIKAVSAPYTMLKFMPTGGISAENVREYLAFDKILACGGSWMVKKDMIKNGEFDKIKEMVAEAAAIVKEIRGV from the coding sequence ATGAACGCAGTACTTGAACAGTTCCAGAAAATCGGAATCATCCCTGTTGTAGTCCTTGATGATGCTAAGGATGCTGAGGCACTTGGTAAGGCACTTATGGAAGGTGGTCTTCCTGCAGCAGAAGTTACATTCCGTACAGATGCAGCAGAGGAATCTATCCGCATCATGTCTGAGAAGTTCCCTGAAATGCTTGTTGGTGCAGGAACAGTCCTTACAACAGAGCAGGTTGACCGTGCTGTTGCAGCCGGCGCTAAGTTTATCGTAAGTCCCGGACTTAATCCTAAGGTTGTTAAGTACTGTATTGAGAAAAATATACCTGTAACTCCAGGAACTCAGACACCAACTGAGATGGAGCAGGCACTTGAGCTTGGGCTCGACGTAGTTAAGTTCTTCCCTGCAGAGCCTGCCGGCGGTCTTAAGATGATCAAGGCAGTCTCTGCACCCTATACAATGCTTAAGTTCATGCCTACAGGCGGAATCAGCGCAGAGAACGTAAGAGAGTATCTTGCATTTGATAAGATCCTTGCATGCGGCGGAAGCTGGATGGTTAAGAAGGATATGATCAAGAACGGTGAGTTCGATAAGATTAAGGAAATGGTTGCTGAGGCAGCTGCTATTGTAAAAGAAATTAGAGGAGTTTAA
- a CDS encoding ISL3 family transposase, translated as MVSANTLCKKLLNVKHAVVEDAYFYDDNYGVNHIRIQVRTDKWHEDYCPYCHKKCSRYDQHSSQPRTWRGLDWGAVLVEIEARTHRVACPIHGVVTAYTPWAYPGSGFTRDFDLTVGWLAVYLPRSVVSEYMRVDWETVGRCINRTLNDIEPERSKRLNNLVNIGIDETSYKKGHKYITVIVNHDTTNTVVWAAQGHGKGVLTQFYKQLTPEQLSSIKIVTGDGAKWITECVNEFTPDCERCVDPFHVVQWAMEALDEVRRDVWREAYAEFTQLSKEHPRKKGRPKEDDPTSAMLNAARAKADAIKNSTYALGKAPEHLTENQQTRITMIAENNNRLYRAYRMKEMLRLILKLKDVDEADKALNRWLWWASHSRIKAFKELYLKIKRHREHILNAIRFGMSNARIEATNNKIKLIIRKAYGFRNIQNMLDMVYLVCSDLRIPLPNRKARSA; from the coding sequence ATGGTTTCTGCTAATACACTATGCAAAAAATTACTCAATGTCAAGCATGCTGTTGTAGAAGATGCATACTTTTATGATGACAATTATGGTGTAAACCACATACGCATACAGGTTCGTACTGATAAGTGGCATGAAGATTATTGTCCCTATTGCCATAAGAAATGTTCCCGTTATGATCAACATTCAAGTCAGCCCAGGACATGGCGTGGACTGGATTGGGGTGCCGTTCTTGTTGAAATTGAAGCAAGGACTCATCGTGTTGCCTGTCCTATACATGGGGTAGTAACAGCTTATACTCCATGGGCATATCCTGGTAGCGGTTTTACTCGTGACTTTGATTTAACAGTTGGCTGGCTAGCTGTTTACCTGCCACGAAGTGTTGTGTCTGAATATATGCGCGTCGACTGGGAAACTGTAGGCCGCTGTATAAACAGGACACTTAATGATATAGAGCCAGAGCGTTCAAAAAGGCTAAACAACCTTGTAAATATAGGTATTGATGAAACAAGTTATAAGAAAGGACACAAGTATATAACAGTCATCGTCAACCATGATACAACAAACACCGTAGTCTGGGCTGCTCAGGGGCACGGAAAGGGCGTGTTAACGCAGTTCTATAAACAGCTCACGCCAGAACAGCTCTCTTCTATAAAAATCGTAACCGGTGATGGTGCTAAATGGATCACCGAGTGTGTTAATGAGTTCACTCCCGACTGTGAGCGCTGCGTAGATCCATTCCATGTAGTCCAGTGGGCAATGGAGGCGCTCGATGAAGTAAGGCGTGATGTATGGCGTGAAGCATATGCTGAGTTCACGCAACTATCCAAGGAACATCCCAGAAAGAAAGGACGTCCGAAGGAAGATGATCCAACGTCTGCTATGCTAAATGCAGCCAGGGCCAAAGCAGATGCAATAAAGAATTCTACATATGCACTTGGCAAAGCTCCTGAACACCTTACCGAAAACCAACAGACAAGAATAACTATGATTGCAGAAAACAACAATCGTCTTTACAGAGCATATCGAATGAAGGAAATGCTTCGTCTCATCTTAAAATTAAAGGATGTCGATGAAGCAGATAAAGCATTAAATCGATGGCTCTGGTGGGCAAGCCATAGCAGGATTAAGGCTTTCAAGGAACTGTATCTTAAAATCAAGCGTCATCGTGAACACATTTTAAATGCAATTCGCTTCGGTATGAGCAATGCAAGAATCGAAGCAACAAACAATAAAATAAAACTGATTATTCGCAAGGCATATGGCTTCCGTAATATCCAAAATATGCTGGATATGGTTTATCTGGTATGCTCGGATTTGAGGATTCCACTTCCCAACCGAAAAGCGCGAAGTGCATAA
- a CDS encoding IclR family transcriptional regulator — protein MEEKNPIQVADRLFGVVEFLAERESSGLMEIATALELNKSTAHRILTSLQYMGYVRQTEEGKYVLTMKIVELSGKVMSRFDIIGLVRPHLKSLMELTGETVHFVKRDGNEAIYIDKVEARSNTIQMVSHIGSRIPLYCSGVGKAMAATFSPDEVRRMWKESDIKKLTPNTITDYLDFEDTLARIREEGYAIDDEENQLGVRCVAADLSAPGKSAEYALSISAPVSRMDDTRLLKLADYMIKTRNEILEAIRPIL, from the coding sequence ATGGAAGAGAAGAATCCAATACAGGTAGCCGACAGGCTGTTCGGAGTTGTAGAGTTCCTTGCGGAAAGAGAATCTTCAGGACTTATGGAGATAGCAACTGCACTTGAACTTAATAAAAGTACTGCTCACAGGATACTTACATCTCTGCAGTACATGGGATATGTAAGACAGACCGAGGAAGGCAAGTATGTTCTTACAATGAAAATAGTAGAATTGTCAGGCAAGGTTATGAGCCGCTTTGACATAATAGGTCTTGTCCGTCCGCATCTTAAGAGCCTTATGGAGCTTACAGGCGAGACCGTTCATTTTGTAAAAAGAGATGGTAATGAAGCCATATATATCGACAAGGTGGAAGCCCGCTCTAACACCATACAGATGGTATCGCATATTGGCAGTCGTATCCCGCTTTACTGCTCAGGTGTTGGCAAAGCTATGGCTGCTACTTTTTCACCTGATGAAGTCAGACGCATGTGGAAAGAAAGCGATATCAAGAAGCTGACCCCTAATACTATCACTGATTATCTGGATTTTGAGGATACCCTTGCAAGAATAAGGGAAGAAGGCTATGCCATAGATGATGAAGAGAATCAGCTTGGAGTAAGGTGCGTTGCGGCAGATCTGTCAGCACCGGGTAAGAGCGCTGAATATGCTCTTAGTATATCTGCCCCTGTCTCAAGAATGGATGATACCAGGCTTTTGAAGCTTGCAGATTATATGATAAAGACCAGAAATGAAATATTGGAAGCTATCAGGCCCATTCTATGA
- a CDS encoding AI-2E family transporter, with product MKFDKEWLKQNWVAYSVALCIGILFYVMISNIGNIWAGVKVLHSFISPIIGGAIIAYLLNPLMVMYEKYLFKWVKNSIIKRGLSVFLTFVTFLLAIAILLIALIPQIVDSIATILDNTDLYVATLQDLLAKLGTSADALQINIHSFTDMGTDMIVSFTKSIPDNINSIVSASVNIGSSIITTIIAFILAIYFLSDKEHMIEGFRRLFFLLLSDRQYKKWADFWSRCNVILIRYIGGDILDAILVGFANFVFMSCLSMPYSVLISLVVGVTNLAPTFGPIVGAVIGAFILVLVNPWHAFWFLVFTIILQTLDGYVIKPKLFGNTLGISSVWILIAIIVFGRIFGIVGVLLAIPFAAIIDFTYRELFIVWLEKRNGKV from the coding sequence ATGAAATTTGATAAAGAGTGGCTGAAACAGAACTGGGTTGCGTATTCTGTCGCTTTATGCATAGGTATCCTATTTTATGTAATGATTTCTAATATCGGTAATATCTGGGCCGGTGTTAAAGTTTTGCATAGTTTTATTTCACCTATTATAGGTGGTGCGATCATAGCATATTTACTTAATCCATTAATGGTCATGTATGAAAAATATTTGTTCAAATGGGTCAAAAACAGCATTATTAAAAGAGGACTTTCTGTATTCCTTACGTTTGTGACCTTTTTACTTGCAATAGCTATTCTTCTTATTGCTCTTATTCCTCAGATAGTTGATAGTATTGCAACTATTCTTGATAATACGGATCTATATGTTGCTACGCTTCAGGATCTTCTTGCAAAGCTTGGTACATCCGCTGACGCACTTCAGATCAATATTCACTCATTTACAGATATGGGAACAGATATGATCGTTTCTTTTACAAAGAGCATTCCTGACAATATCAATAGTATTGTTAGTGCATCTGTTAATATAGGTTCATCAATTATTACTACAATTATTGCTTTTATACTGGCAATCTATTTTTTAAGCGACAAAGAGCACATGATAGAAGGTTTCAGAAGACTTTTTTTCCTGCTCCTTTCAGACAGACAATACAAGAAATGGGCTGATTTCTGGAGCCGCTGCAATGTTATTCTTATAAGGTATATTGGTGGAGATATTTTGGATGCCATTCTTGTTGGCTTTGCAAATTTTGTTTTTATGAGTTGTTTGTCCATGCCTTATTCAGTGCTTATTTCGTTGGTAGTCGGAGTTACTAATCTTGCACCGACATTTGGTCCTATTGTAGGTGCTGTGATTGGTGCATTTATACTTGTTCTTGTGAATCCCTGGCATGCATTTTGGTTCCTTGTATTTACTATCATTCTGCAGACTCTTGACGGATATGTTATTAAGCCCAAACTTTTTGGAAACACACTTGGTATATCATCTGTTTGGATATTGATAGCCATTATCGTATTTGGAAGAATATTCGGAATCGTTGGAGTACTTTTGGCAATACCGTTTGCAGCAATCATAGATTTTACCTATAGGGAACTATTTATTGTTTGGCTTGAGAAACGAAATGGCAAGGTGTAA